The following coding sequences are from one Triticum aestivum cultivar Chinese Spring chromosome 5A, IWGSC CS RefSeq v2.1, whole genome shotgun sequence window:
- the LOC123102713 gene encoding F-box protein At3g12350, with the protein MATSLVAAAETALEDLPEDALLAILAFLAPADAAAAACTCRALFAAASSPALPLALALRLGLPPPRPSPEACPASVRRLFRSLHRLRRLLGLWRRLPSSHSGSPSLVAFEWAPRATLAASLLAPSKRGLAVSKSPFVTLSVAESGDTVAALGEVPVCVNFVGDNHIVVEAASGEDEEEGMEGGSPPEEMYMHFANRRSPGAGRRRRERQGRRKGGRMEPEHFVRIPDAEPTKARPLQGLWKGVCENKTLEFYIISYDDIGGMTCRRVSENRGQNSGYSPVFWTTDATFLEPPFSEQELDRYSCLEHIQVVTCGHTETWNKAVSRILCINSSFDLVHPHLLAPFDDTSNVEGRIWLYEDGTFGFGFTGSNSIIDLNHVSMDGCIIDTSY; encoded by the exons ATGGCGACCtcactggtggcggcggcggagacggcgcTGGAGGATCTGCCGGAGGATGCGCTGCTCGCGATCCTGGCCTTCCTCGCGCCGGccgacgctgccgccgccgcctgcaccTGTCGCGCCCTCTTCGCCGCGGCGTCTTCCCCGGCGCTCCCGCTCGCGCTCGCGCTCCGCCTCGGCCTCCCGCCCCCGCGGCCCTCCCCGGAGGCCTGCCCGGCCTCCGTGCGTCGCCTCTTCCGCTCCCTCCACCGGCTACGCCGCCTCCTCGGCCTTTGgcgccgcctcccctcctcccaCTCCGGCTCGCCATCCCTCGTCGCGTTCGAGTGGGCTCCGCGCGCCACTCTCGCGGCCTCCCTCCTCGCACCCTCCAAGCGCGGCCTCGCCGTCTCCAAGTCCCCTTTTGTGACGCTCTCCGTGGCGGAATCCGGTGACACGGTGGCGGCTCTCGGAGAGGTTCCGGTCTGCGTCAACTTCGTCGGGGACAACCACATTGTGGTGGAGGCGGCGTCGggggaagatgaggaggagggGATGGAAGGAGGATCGCCGCCGGAGGAGATGTATATGCATTTCGCGAACCGTAGGAGCCCCGGGGCAGGGAGGAGAAGGCGGGAGAGGCAGGGAAGGAGGAAAGGTGGTCGAATGGAGCCTGAACACTTTGTGAGGATTCCAGATGCTGAGCCAACCAAAGCGCGGCCGCTGCAGGGCCTGTGGAAG GGTGTATGCGAGAATAAGACTCTGGAATTTTACATTATCAGCTATGACGACATTGGTGGAATGACTTGTCGACGAGTTAGTGAGAATAGGGGCCAAAACTCAGGCTACTCCCCTGTCTTCTGGACTACAGATGCTACATTTCTTGAACCACCATTCTCTGAACAGGAGCTGGACCGTTATAGTTGCCTTGAGCATATTCAAGTTGTTACTTGTGGCCATACAGAGACATGGAACAAAGCAGTCTCTCGGATATTGTGCATCAATTCAAGTTTTGACCTAGTTCATCCTCATCTGTTAGCTCCCTTCGATGATACCAGTAATGTAGAGGGGAGGATTTGGCTTTATGAAGATGGAACCTTTGGGTTCGGATTCACCGGAAGCAATTCAATTATAGATCTCAACCATGTCTCCATGGATGGTTGTATTATTGATACTTCATACTAA
- the LOC123102714 gene encoding LIM domain-containing protein WLIM1 produces the protein MATSFQGTTTKCNACDKTVYLVDKLTADNRVYHKACFRCHHCKGTLKLANYNSFEGVLYCRPHFDQLFKRTGSLDKSFEGTPKVVKPERNVGNENAIKVSSAFAGTREKCFGCTKTVYPIERVTVNNTMYHKSCFKCCHGGCTISPSNYIAHEGKLFCKHHHTQLIKEKGNFSQLENDHDKTSQSAGSVDDEDSEY, from the exons ATGGCGACTTCGTTCCAGGGGACGACCACCAAGTGCAACGCCTGCGACAAGACGGTGTACCTCGTCGACAAGCTCACCGCCGACAACCGGGTCTACCACAAGGCCTGCTTCAGGTGCCACCACTGCAAGGGCACCCTCAAG CTCGCGAATTACAACTCGTTCGAAGGAGTGCTCTACTGCAGGCCTCACTTTGACCAGCTCTTCAAGAGGACCGGGAGCCTCGACAAGAGCTTCGAAG GCACTCCAAAGGTTGTCAAGCCGGAAAGGAATGTTGGGAATGAG AATGCTATTAAAGTCTCGAGCGCATTTGCTGGCACCAGAGAGAAATGTTTTGGATGCACCAAGACAGTCTATCCAATTGAGAGG GTTACTGTGAACAACACCATGTACCACAAGAGCTGCTTCAAATGCTGCCATGGAGGGTGCACCATCAGCCCTTCGAATTACATCGCGCATGAGGGCAAGCTCTTCTGCAAGCACCACCACACCCAGCTGATCAAAGAGAAGGGCAATTTCAGCCAGCTCGAGAACGATCACGACAAGACGTCACAGAGTGCCGGGTCAGTGGATGATGAAGACTCGGAGTATTAG